From the Thermus tengchongensis genome, one window contains:
- a CDS encoding S1C family serine protease, giving the protein MNLARSFLGFLVLSLMAGAVLWWGLSNGQTQRSQPAPLPAEAGLLEYERNTVEIVEKYGDGVVYVGVVTRPQRVQLPPGFEFFAPFLQMPPQEGTGSGFVIDKEGHILTNHHVVAGASQITVKFHGDPKEYRARLVGAAPPLDLALLKVEAPKEKLVPLVLGDSDRIRVGQKAIAMGNPFGLEFTVTQGIVSAIRENPGAIGDESGLVPQVIQTDAAINPGNSGGPLLNSRGEVIGINTAILTPTGQFGAAQFAGVGFALPINLVKQYLPELKAGKTLTAEEIIRNRPRLGVSLIPLSVYPERLRQQYGLPASGLMVQEVERNSPAARAGLRAPSRFAYIQLPTGEALQVGVDGDVLLKADGVPLSSIAQLRQVLYSKKSGEAVSLEVWRQGRTLTLKVVPQVLR; this is encoded by the coding sequence ATGAACCTTGCCCGTTCTTTCTTGGGTTTTCTGGTGCTTTCCCTGATGGCGGGGGCTGTGCTCTGGTGGGGGTTGAGCAACGGCCAGACCCAGCGCTCCCAGCCTGCTCCTCTACCTGCCGAAGCAGGGCTTTTGGAGTATGAGCGCAACACCGTGGAGATCGTGGAGAAGTACGGCGACGGGGTGGTCTACGTGGGGGTGGTGACCCGTCCCCAAAGGGTCCAGCTTCCCCCTGGATTTGAGTTTTTTGCTCCATTTTTGCAAATGCCCCCGCAAGAGGGGACAGGTTCCGGCTTCGTGATCGATAAGGAGGGGCATATCCTCACCAACCATCACGTGGTGGCGGGAGCGAGCCAGATCACGGTGAAGTTCCACGGCGACCCCAAGGAGTACCGTGCCCGCCTGGTGGGGGCGGCCCCGCCTTTGGATCTGGCCCTTCTCAAGGTGGAGGCCCCCAAGGAAAAGCTGGTGCCCCTGGTCTTGGGGGATTCCGACCGCATAAGGGTGGGGCAGAAGGCCATCGCCATGGGGAACCCCTTTGGCTTGGAGTTCACCGTAACCCAGGGGATCGTCTCCGCCATCCGGGAAAACCCCGGGGCCATCGGGGACGAGTCCGGCCTGGTCCCCCAGGTGATCCAGACGGACGCCGCCATCAACCCGGGCAACTCCGGGGGGCCCCTTCTCAACTCCCGGGGGGAGGTGATCGGCATCAACACCGCCATCCTCACCCCCACGGGCCAGTTCGGGGCCGCCCAGTTCGCCGGGGTGGGGTTTGCCCTGCCCATCAACCTGGTGAAGCAGTACCTTCCGGAGCTAAAGGCGGGCAAGACCCTCACCGCCGAGGAGATCATTCGAAACCGGCCCCGGCTTGGCGTTTCCCTTATTCCCCTTTCCGTTTACCCGGAAAGGCTACGCCAGCAGTACGGGCTTCCCGCCTCTGGTCTCATGGTGCAGGAGGTGGAGAGGAATAGCCCGGCTGCCCGGGCGGGCTTAAGGGCTCCAAGCCGTTTTGCCTACATCCAGCTTCCCACGGGTGAGGCCTTGCAGGTGGGGGTGGATGGGGATGTGCTCCTGAAGGCCGATGGGGTGCCTCTTTCCTCCATCGCCCAGCTCCGGCAGGTGCTCTACAGCAAGAAGTCGGGAGAGGCCGTGAGCCTCGAGGTCTGGCGCCAGGGCCGCACCCTCACCCTGAAGGTGGTGCCCCAGGTCCTGCGCTAG
- the rraA gene encoding ribonuclease E activity regulator RraA has translation MDWRTTDLSDAHPEAETLPMVFRSFGGRSRFQGRVRTLKVLEDNALVRRVLEQGGQGQVLVVDGGGSLKTALLGGNLARLAWERGWAGVVVHGAVRDTAELKEVPIGLLALTATPRKSAKEGKGEVDVPLSLFGARVLPGSYLLADEDGLLLLPAPPSGGQSAE, from the coding sequence ATGGACTGGCGAACCACCGACCTATCGGACGCCCATCCCGAGGCGGAAACCCTGCCCATGGTCTTTAGAAGCTTCGGCGGCAGGTCCCGCTTCCAAGGGCGGGTGCGGACCCTGAAGGTCTTGGAGGACAACGCCCTGGTGCGCAGGGTATTGGAGCAAGGGGGCCAGGGCCAGGTGCTGGTGGTGGATGGGGGAGGCTCCCTGAAGACTGCCCTTCTGGGGGGCAACCTGGCCCGGCTGGCCTGGGAGCGAGGCTGGGCCGGGGTGGTGGTCCACGGGGCGGTGCGGGACACAGCGGAACTCAAGGAGGTGCCCATCGGCCTCCTGGCCCTTACCGCCACCCCCCGCAAAAGCGCCAAGGAGGGTAAGGGGGAGGTGGACGTGCCCCTCAGCCTCTTTGGGGCCCGGGTGCTTCCGGGAAGCTATCTTCTTGCCGACGAGGACGGGCTTCTTCTCCTGCCCGCGCCCCCGAGCGGCGGCCAAAGCGCCGAATGA
- the purU gene encoding formyltetrahydrofolate deformylase produces MEEARLLITCPDRPGIVAAVSGFLYAHGANITDLQQYSTDPEGGTFFMRLAFTTPHLDLSRPALERAFQDVVAGRFQMEWRLAYASERKRVAILVSKPAHALLELLWRYRVGELPMDLRLVISNHPHHQEEVERFGIPYHHVPVEKGRKEEAEERILALLEEERVELVVLARYMQILSPGFVARYPMRIINIHHSFLPAFAGADPYRQAHERGVKIIGATAHYVTEELDAGPIIEQDVVRVSHRHSVAEMRRLGRELERTVLARAVRWHLEDRILVHGNKTVVFV; encoded by the coding sequence ATGGAAGAGGCGCGGCTCCTCATCACCTGCCCGGACCGGCCCGGGATCGTGGCTGCGGTTTCCGGGTTCCTGTACGCCCATGGGGCCAACATCACCGATTTGCAGCAGTATTCCACCGATCCCGAGGGCGGGACCTTCTTCATGCGCTTGGCCTTCACCACCCCCCACCTGGACCTTTCCCGCCCGGCCCTGGAAAGGGCCTTCCAGGACGTGGTGGCGGGCCGCTTCCAGATGGAGTGGCGCTTGGCTTACGCCTCGGAAAGGAAGCGGGTGGCCATCCTGGTCTCCAAGCCGGCCCACGCCCTCTTGGAGCTCCTCTGGCGCTACCGGGTGGGGGAGTTGCCCATGGACCTGCGCCTGGTGATCTCCAACCACCCCCACCACCAGGAGGAGGTGGAGCGCTTCGGCATCCCCTACCACCACGTGCCGGTGGAAAAGGGAAGGAAGGAGGAGGCGGAGGAAAGGATCCTGGCCCTTCTGGAAGAGGAAAGGGTGGAGCTGGTGGTTTTGGCCCGCTACATGCAGATCCTATCCCCTGGTTTCGTGGCCCGCTACCCCATGCGCATCATCAACATCCACCATTCCTTCCTGCCGGCCTTCGCCGGGGCCGATCCCTACCGCCAGGCCCACGAGCGGGGGGTGAAGATCATCGGGGCCACCGCCCACTACGTGACAGAGGAGCTGGATGCAGGACCCATCATCGAGCAGGACGTGGTGAGGGTATCCCACCGCCACTCCGTGGCGGAGATGCGGAGGCTCGGGCGGGAGCTGGAGCGCACGGTCCTGGCCCGAGCCGTACGCTGGCACCTCGAGGACCGCATCCTGGTCCACGGGAACAAAACCGTGGTCTTTGTTTAA